The proteins below come from a single Bombus pyrosoma isolate SC7728 linkage group LG10, ASM1482585v1, whole genome shotgun sequence genomic window:
- the LOC122571811 gene encoding putative SERF-like protein, translating to MTRGNQRELARAKNMKKTVKKSAAEQDSNKGLSLEQRKARDAERMREKQLKKQQEQQEKVKQSAR from the exons ATGACCC GTGGAAATCAGCGAGAGTTAGCACGAgccaaaaatatgaaaaagactGTTAAAAAATCTGCAGCTGAGCAAGACAGCAATAAGGGTCTTTCATTAGAACAACGAAAAGCACG AGATGCAGAACGAATGAGAGAGAAACAACTAAAGAAACAACAAGAACAGCAAGAAAAAGTAAAGCAGAGTGCGAGATAA